In the Cellvibrio sp. KY-GH-1 genome, GAACAACAAACGGAAACGGTCATTCGCGAGTGCGTGTTGGATAACGGCGGCTACGTCGATCTTGATTTCTTCTTTGGAAATTTCCGGTTCAAACAAGAGCGCGCTGTTACCATTTTCGCTGCGCACTTTTTCCATTGCCATGCGCGCCTGTTCAATGACGGTGTTAGTGCTGGTAGTGGTCTCATTAATTAGCGATATGCCGATACTGCATGTAATCTGCAGTGTTTTGTGATCGATATCGATAATGTGCGCTTCAATATCTTTGCACAGTTGGTTAGCGCGATTGACCGCAGCATCGGCCTTGACGTTAGGTGCAATAATGGCGAAGGTGGAGTCGCTCAGTCGTGCAATCGTATCGCTGGTGTTGGCCTTGGCGCGCAGTAAAGTGGCGATATCTACCAGCGCTAAATCCGAGCCTGCGACGCCAAAGGTGTTTTTGATACGTTCGCTGAAGTTATCCAGTTCGATATAAAACAAACAGAAAATTTGTTTGTCATCGACGGTATCAATGATGTGATCCAACTGGTTGAGCAGGTATTGGCGATTGTAAACACCGGTCGCCAGATCCTGCCATTTAATTTGCTTCAGTTGTGCTTCCAATGCTTCGTTGTTGCTGTGCACAACGGCTGATGCTGCACGCGCTAAAAACTGGATGCAAGGCTCTTCATCGTAAGTAACCAGTGAAACTTCCAGGTCAATGTGTTTGGTTTCGCCTGCCTGGGTGATGCCGCTGAAGGCCAGTGAACTGGATTCCGCTTCTTCGCCTTTGATGGTGAAATCTTTTAAGAAGTTTTTCAGGCGGATTTGATCGGCATCGGCGACCATATCCATAATCGGCATAGCTTCGATGTCGTCACGATTTTCGTAAGCAAATAGCTCTGCAAATGATTCGTTGGCGTAGAGATACAAACCATCCTGCACGAACGCAATGGCATCGCGCGAGCTATCCAGCAGTTGCTGGCTGCGGCGCTCCGCTTCGCGAAAGCGACGGTCGGCATTGCGGCGTGCCTGGCGCTGTTCGCGATTATTTAACTCGCGATCGATGACTAGCAATAAATGTTGGTCATCGTCGAGGTTAACGACATCCGCTGCGCCCACGCGCAAACCTTCAACCACGGCGAAGGGGTTTTCGTCTTCATCCAGTTCGCTGAGCAGAATGACGGGAACATCTTTGTTGAGACGGCGAATTTGTTTGATTGCAGTTTGCGGGTTGGGATTGGTGGTTTTGTCGTTACCTATCAACAGATCCCAACTTTGCTCCTGAAGCAATTTCACCAGCGCTTCTTCACTTTCCACATGTTGCGCGCGGCAGGGGTGACCGGATGCATGGAGCATGCTGATTAGCCGTTCGGCTTCAGTGCGTGAATTGTTCAGGATAAGTAAGCGGATGGTTTCTGTTGTTGTCATAAGTCTTCTGTATATCAGGGGCTCCCGGCTCATTGTGACTATAGCGCGTTTTTTTGCGCGCGAGCCGTGCGTCGCTGCAATTCCTGGAGTCGTTAGTTTGTTTTTGTTGATTTTGCTGACCACTTCCTGCCGATAAGCCGGAAAACTCTGCCTTGTGTCGCCGCGCGCTTGCCATGCCGGGTGAGCTATTGATGGGGCTATATTACTGGAAACGATTGCCCGCTCAACTTCACATGCGATTTATGCGATCTGGTCGTACCTTTTGTGCTCTGGTTCGCAGTTGTCTGGGTAATGCCTGGGCAGTTTATTGCCAGACTGAATCAAAATCGTCTTTCTTTTCCTCCGATTGTGGTTTGCTTGTGGCCAATTCGCGATAGCCGAATTGGCTAAACGCGCCAGTTGCAAACAGGCGGCTCGTGAGTTGGACGGATAGATCCTGCGCACTGACGCCGGGTTGGGGTTGCAGGTACAGCCGCGCTTTACTGAACTCGTGGAAACTGATGGCGTTGGCGATCAAGCTCGCCGGTTGGTTGATGGCTTTAAGCTCGGGGATTTGGAGTGCGCGTAGATATTCGGCAAACCCGCCCGTTTTATGAACTGCCGCCAGGCCGACCGGAATCGCATGGGGCGCCAATATCTGAATGCCCAGTTGCGTTGCCCCTTTGGTTTGATGTGCCCAGCGCACCACACCTATCGCCCATTTGTTGCGACCGTACTCGCGCAAGCCCAGCAGCTCGCCCGCCCGCACTTGCACGGGGATCTCCTCGCGCCATTCCAAGCCATACCCACCAAGACTGCGGTCGATCAGTGGCACGTTATAGATGGGATGGCTGCCTTGGTAACTGTCTTTCTCTTGGGATTTAAGCTGCTTGTCAATATTGATGGTCGGCAGTGCTTTTCCATCCAGCATCGTACCCTTTATATCAAAGGCGTCACCCCAGGGATCGTTGGCTTTTTTACTGGTATCCGCCTTTAACTGTATGCCGCGTTTTTGATAGATCGCCCCTTTTTCCGGGGCGCCACTAATGGCACTGGATTGGTTTAAAAACAGATTAAATGGCTGCTCGCCGGCCAGATGGAAATGAATGTTGGTCAGGCCGACGGTAACCTCGATATCAGTGTTGACCTCCTGGCGCTCGAAGCTGCGCATGGCGATATGACTCCAGGCTTGCTCCAGGTGTTTTGTCAGAGCGGCAGTTAAATTAACGCCGGTCGGCAACGGGTTTTTTTCCGGTTCTGCCAGGGTTGCTTTGGACAGCTCATGCAGTTGCTGAACCAGGCGAGTGGTGCGCAACTCCAGCAATGTTTGGTCGGTTTGCTCGGAGGTTGGTCGCCAATTGGATTTGTAAAATGGAGGACGGTTGCTATCCAGAAGCACTACAAACAGATTTTCTTTACCGGCAGGTGTGTAGCTCTCCAAATCGGCCATGCCCGCCAACAAATCCAGTAACTTATAGGTGTTTTCAATTTCATCCTGACGCAGCTGGTTTGGACGCGCAGTGGCCAGCAACAAAATTCGCACATAGGTTTGATGGATGTTTTTTAGTCCGTGGTGGTGCGGTTGCTTGTCTTCAATCAGTTCGTATTCCAACGATAGCAATCTGGCCAAACGGTAAAGTGCGTGTACCTCCGCCCAAACCTGACTGGATATGGGCAAATAGAGTTGGTAGGAGCGCAGTAGCAACAACCCCAATGCCGTCATGGCGCGTTGGATAGTCAGGGGTAGTTCCGAGGGGGCGGGTGATTTGCCCAGGGTGTTGCCGGTTTTGAGGCACAGCTCGCGCACAACAGCGAGGTACCCATTCAAAAAGTGCTTTTGGATTGCCTGGGCAACGGTAGCCGTTTTCAACGCAGCTTCCGGCAGTATCAATGGTTGGTTGAGGTATTTTTGGGCCAGGCCGTTCAGGGTTTGGTGCACGGGAATACGCAATAGCTCCAGCAGGCCAAGCCGATTATCCCAGCTCGTCTGCAACCGGCTTATTTCGTGTACCGCTGTATATAAAGGTGCGCTTACCTGTTGCGCTTGGGTTAGTGGTAACTGTTGTAACCACTGCTTCAGCTGCGGTTCTTTATTACCGGCGCAAAAGCTGAGCTGTGCCAGGTTTTGCGCCGGCACTATGAGCTTGCTCAGTAATGGTTGTAAATCAATATCCGTGGTCATCATCCGCCATCAGCTAAATTGCAGTTATAACTATCTCTTTGAATATAGACAATTTTTACCGCTTCGCTTGCGTTGCCCAACACTAATAGGTGTAAAGCAGGGATAAGCGCGTTGTGATCTAGCATGTTTGTACTATTTTTAATGCCACCACTGCTGCTTAATTACAGTTTCGACCAATAACAAGAACCGGAGTTTTATCCAATGCGTTCCCTGTCCATGAAGTACAAGCTGATCCTGTTGGGATTGGTTCCTGGTATCGTCATTCTGCTGGTGTTGCTCCTGCTGGTGAGCTCGCGCATGAACAAGATCGTTGATAAGGACATGGAGGTGCTGCGCGACACGCTGCTGGAGGCTCACAAAGCCGAGCTGCGTCATTCGTTGGATGTGGCTGCGTCCCTTATCAAGCCGCTGTACGACTCCTCCAGCGCTAATGACGCGCCTGAAAAATCCCAAGCGATTGAGCTGCTCAAGCGGCTGAAATATGGCAAGGACGGTTATTACTTTGGCTACAACGGCAATTCAGTGCGAGTGTTTTCTGGCAGCGATAGCGCCAAAATTGGCGAAAGCTTTCAAGGATATAAAGACGTAAATGGGGTGTTCCTCATTAGCGAGCTGGTCAAGCAAGGCAAAGCGGGCGGCGGTTTTGTTACCTATCACTTTCCACGACAAGGGCAGGGCGAGACTGCCTACCCCAAGCTCAGCTATGCCATTTGGCTGGAGAAGTGGGATCTGATGGTCGGTACCGGTTTTTATATCGACAATATTGACGCGTCAGTCGCGGAGGCACGGGCGCTCAGTGAGGCCTACATCCGCACTACGTTGATGATTGTCTTTGCGGTAGCGTTGGTGTTGTTAGTGGGGATTTCCCTGTTGGCAGTGTACATCGCCAATAAAACCCTGGAACCCTTGAATGGCCTGGTGCGTAGCCTGGAAGATATAGCTCGCGGCGGTGGTGATTTAACCCGCCGGCTGAAGCGCACCAGCGACGATGAAATCGGCGCTGTGATTTCGGCGTTCAATACGTTTGTGGATTCCATCCACGGTATGATCCAGCGCATCCAGCAGCTCACCAAACAAGTGGCCGAGATTGGTCAGCAGGTATCGCGCGACACCACCTCTACTTTTCAAACGTTGGATCACCAGCGCGAGCAAACTCTGCAAGTTGCCAGTGCGATGAATGAGATGGCCGCTTCGGCAGTAGAGGTTGCACGCAGTACGCAAGAAGCTGCTCATGCGGCCAATGTGACTGAGCAAACTACCAAGGATGCGCAAAAAACCGCGACTCGTTCGATCGAGAATATCCATCAACTCTCTGATGAAGTGCGTTTGAATACCGATGGTTTGCAGCAGTTGCAGCAGGATGTAAATGGTATTGGTGCTGTATCCGATGTAATTCGCGGTATTGCCGACCAGACTAACTTGCTCGCGCTCAATGCATCCATCGAAGCGGCGCGTGCCGGAGAAATGGGGCGCGGTTTTGCCGTAGTGGCGGATGAAGTGCGCGCGTTGGCCGCTCGTACACAAGCGTCCACGCAGGAAATTCAAAGCATGATTCAGCGTCTGCAAAGCAGCACAACAGCGGCGAGCGACTCCATCAAGCGCAGCTTGGTTAAAGGTGATGTGTCGGTGCAGATGGTGACCGAAACCTCGGCAGCGCTAAATGCGATCGATAGTCAGGTCAGCACTATTAATCAGCGTGGCTTGCAAATTGCGACGGCGGCGGAGGAGCAGACGCAAGTGATCGAATCGATCAACCAAAATATGCACGCCATTGCCGACGCCACTGAATCGGCGAGCAAGTATGCGGCGCGCTCCAACGAGTCGGGTGAAAGCCTGGCGAAGGTGGGTGCAGAATTGCAGCAACTGGTTGGTCAATTCCGCACTTGACTGCAGGTAACGAGGTGCTTTTTTGCAATGTTTTGGTGCATTTTTGTTGGGCCAAGTAAATTTTATTTTGTCCTGTCGCTTCAGGGTTGCACCATGAAAAACCAAATTAGTGCCCGTTATCTTAAAAATTGCGTTTATCTAGGGCATAAATTTTTGCGGGTTGCTGCAATTTACGGGTTTAGTATATTCCTACTCTTTTGTTGCTGCAAAAAAATCCAATAAAATCAGGTTGTTAGATGGTTTTAATGATTGGGTATCTGCCCGGGTGACAAAAATGCCTCTCTAGTTGGTCACTGGCATAGCGCTTGCTAAACCCCTCGCAATGAGGAGTTGCAACCCTATGTCTACTACTGCTTTGAAATCTATTCGTTCCGTGTGCCCCTACTGTGGTGTGGGCTGTGGCATGGTGCTGGAAACCGATGGACAAAAAGTCATCAAGGTTTCCGGCGATAAAAACCACCCGTCTAACTTCGGTCGTTTGTGTACCAAAGGCCAAACCAGTGCCCAGGCGCTGGTTAATTCCGGCCGCATGGAGTCGGCGTTTGTGCGTACGGAGCGCCTGCGCGACCCGGTTCAAACCCCGATGTCTCAGGCGATTAGCTATACCGCTAAACGCCTGCGTGAAATCCTCGATCAGTATGGCCCTGACGCACTCAGTTTTTATGTGTCCGGGCAGATGTCGATTGAATCGCAATATCTGGTGAACAAACTCTGCAAAGGCTTTGTGCGCACCAACAATATCGAATCAAACTCGCGGTTGTGTATGGCGAGTGCAGGTATGGGCTACAAACTTTCGCTCGGCTCCGATGCGCCGCCCGGTTCCTACCAGGATTTTGATCACAGCGATTTGTTTTTTGTGATTGGCGCCAACATGGCGGACTGCCATCCAATTTTGTATTTGCGGATGATGGATCGCGTGAAGGCCGGGGCGAAATTAATCGTTGCTGATCCGCGCCGCACGACTACGGCAGAAAAAGCTGACTTATTTTTGCCGATCAAACCCGGTACTGATCTGGCGTTGCTCAATGGTTTGTTATTTTTGCTGCACAAAAACGGCAAAACCGATTCCGCATTTATCGCTCAGTACACCCAAGGCTGGGAAAACTTTCCGGAATTCCTCGCCGATTACACCCCGGAAAAAGTCAGCGAGATTACCGGGCTATCGGTTGAGTCAATTATTAAAGCGGCGGATTTGATTGGCGCCGCGCCAGAATTTATGACCTGCTGGACGATGGGCTTGAATCAAAGTACCCACGGCACCTGGAATACCAACGCCATTTGTAATTTGCATCTGGCCACCGGGAAAATTTGCCGTACGGGCAGCGGGCCTTTTTCGCTCACCGGTCAACCCAATGCCATGGGTGGCCGCGAGATGGGTTATATGGGGCCGGGCTTGCCTGGGCAGCGCGCATTAGTAGTAGAAAAGGATCGCGAATTTATTGAAAACCTGTGGGGCATTCCCCAGGGCTCCATTAGTACCAAACTGGGTAAGGGTACGGTGGATATGTTCGAGCGCATGGCGCGCGGTGAAATTAAAGCCTGTTGGGTGATTTGCACCAATCCGGTTGCGTCTATTCCCAATCGCAAAATTGTGATTGAGGGTTTGCAAAAAGCGGAGTTGGTGATTGCGCAAGATGCATTCCTCGACACCGAAACCAATCGCTACGCCGATGTGTTATTGCCTGGCGCTTTATGGGCCGAAGCGGAAGGTGTGATGATTAACTCAGAGCGCAATATCACCCTGATGCAAGAAGCAGTAAGCCCGCCGGGCGAGGCTATGGCGGATTGGGAAATTGTTGCTCGTGTTGCGCGCGAAATGGGTTTTAGTGAAGGGTTTAATTTTTCCTCCGCTGCAGAGGTGTTTGAAGAAATTAAACAAAGTTACAACCCCAAAACCGGATACGATTTACGCGGCGTCAGTTACGAGCGGTTGCGTGTTGATCCCTTGCAATGGCCCTGTGCCGATGAAAGCTCCAGCCGCAATCCGATTCGCTATTTAAATAATGGTGTTAGTCAACCATTAAAAATCAACGACGACGGCAGTAAACCACAACTGCAATTTGCCACTGAATCCGGCAAAGGTATTTTTCATGCGCGCCCGCATGTAAACCCGGCGGAAATGCCCGATGCAGAATTTCCCATGGTGCTCAACACTGGTCGCGTACAACACCAGTGGCATACGCTCACCAAAACCGGAAAAATTCCCACACTGAATAAATTGAATCCCGGCACCTTTGTGGAAATTAATCCGCAAGATGCAGTGGAGTTGGGTATTAAGAACAAAGACAAAGTAGAGATTCGCTCGCGTCGCGGCTACGCAATTTTGCCCGCCGTGGTGACTGATCGTGTATTGCCTGGCTGTTGTTTCGCGCCGATTCATTGGAATGATGTCTATGGCGATAACCTGTGCATCAATGCCGTCACCAGCGATAAAATCGATGCAATTTCCCAACAGCCCGAATTGAAAGTGGCAGCCGTTGCGCTCAAGCGCGTGGAAGTGTTTGCAGAAGCGAGCACGCCGGATTCCGCGGCGGATGCCAAGCAATCAAGCGCTCACAATTCAGATTATGAGTTGCCAATGACCATGGCCTTTGCACCTGTGGCTGAGGCAACAGCGGCGAGTTTAATAAAAATGTTTGCTGAAAAAGTGGGGGTTGCTGACGTGGTTGCACCGCCGTTTTCCCTCGATGAAAAAAATTACCTTGCCGGGTTTGTTGGCGGCTTGCAAGCCAGCGCCAAATTGATTCAGGCGGTTCCCGCGTTGCCCGAAGATGCGCCGATTAGCGCTGAGTATCGCGCCTGGGTTAATGGTTTATTAGCGGGGATGTTCAGCCGCGTGTTGCCATTGGGTGTTAGCGTGGTTCCGGCACATGCTAAACCAGCATTAACTTTTTTGTGGGCTTCGCAAACTGGTAATGCAGAAACTCTCGCGCAAAAATTTGCGCAGGAGTTATCTGCGCAAGGCTGGGCCGTAAATTTTCAATCCATGAATGATTATTCGGTAGAAAAACTGGCCGCTGATAAATTTGTGGTTTTTGTTACCAGCACTTTTGGTGATGGTGATGCACCTGATAACGGCGGTGACTTCTGGAGTCAATTAAACAGCGATGCCATGGCGTCACTGAGTGAATTGCAATTTGGGTTATTGGCCTTGGGCGATTCCAACTATGACCAGTTCTGTGGTCACGGCAAAAAATTATTTGCACGCATGCAGGCGCTGGGCGCGACGGCGCTGGTTGAGCGCGTGGATTGCGATACCGATTTTGAAGCCCCGGCCGGCGAATGGTTTGCTAAGCTGAAGGAGCAATTAGCGCCGCATGTCTCCGCATCTGGAGCGGCGAATACTGTTACGAGTGCTTCTCCAACTATGTCCACTGCGTCTACTACCACCGGTTTTAACAAAGCCAACCCCTACGCATCGCGTTTGACGGTAAATAACCGCTTGAGCGGCGAAGGTTCTGGGAAAGATGTTCGCCAGTTTGGTTTTGATCTGGGCGAATCGGGCATCACATATGAAGCGGGTGATGCCTTGGGGGTGTGGCCAAAAAATTGCCCCGAGTATGTGTATGAAATCGAGCAATCGCTCAATTTAAATTCCGACGCACCGGTAGTGGTAGATACCCATGAAAAGCCGCTGCACAACGCGCTACTCGAAAATTACGAAATTTGTCGCCCCAGTTTGGAAGCCTTGCAGTTTATTGCTGAGCGATCCAAAAGTGCCGAACTGAAAAAATTACTTGATGCCGAACACAAACAAGAGCTGCAAGAGTGGCTCTATGGCCGGCAGTTAGTGGATATTCTGCACGAGTTCCCCATTCGTGCGAGTGTAGAAGAATTTATCGGCGTATTAAAACGCATCCAACCGCGTTTGTACTCCATTGCATCAAGCCCCAAGGCACAGCCCAGTCGCATTGATCTAACCGTTTCCGCAGTGCGTTACACGCGCTTCCGCGACAGTAAAAAGATTCGTAAAGGCGTTGCTTCTACCTTTCTCGCAGATCGTGCCGGCAATGTGGATGTGCCCATCTTTGTGCAACCCAGCAAGCATTTCCATGTGCCGGAAAACGGCGCTACGCCATTAATCATGGTTGGTCCGGGTACCGGCGTTGCGCCTTTCCGCGGTTTCTTGCAAGAGCGACAAGCGCGCGGCGACGCTGGCAAAAACTGGCTGTTCTTTGGCGAGCAACATGCGGCAACGGATTTTTATTATCAGGATGAATTGCAACAATTCCAGAAAGACGGCGTGCTTAACGAATTGAGCCTTGCGTTCTCGCGTGACCAAGCACAAAAAATCTACGTGCAAGATCGCATGCGCGAACGCGGCCAGGAGATTTGGAATTGGCTCGAAGAGGGGGCTTACTTCTGCGTGTGCGGCGATGCCAGCCGAATGGCTAAAGATGTGGATCAAGCGCTGCGCGATATCATTCAGCAATACGGCAAGTTCGATGACGCTGATACCGTCAACTACATCCGCAAACTGAATATGGATAAGCGCTACCTGCGCGATGTGTATTAACTATTTAACCAACAGTTAAGTCGCCATCCGGAATCCCCCGGCCAACCGCAGTTGGCGGGGGATTTTTTAATTGGGTTCTGCAGGTCACGACTTCTTTCTTCTGCCGTTAAGCATCCACCCTATGGGGGTGTGGCGCACCAACAATTGATAACTTAATAATCCTATGGAAAAAGTTGTAACTGAAGTCAGTAAAAACTCTAGCCACACATTCCAATTCTTATCCAGTAATAAAACCTGAATAAAGACAATAATCGGCGGATGAATCAGATATATCCAGTAAGCGGCGTCAGCAAGATAGCGAAAAAAACGGTTGTGCAGAGTGAAAAATTTCTTGCCGATTATCAGACACACAAAAACCATATAAGCGGATACAAACCCATGAAGCAGTGCCAGTGTTAGCTGCCTGACTGGCTCTACTGAAAATCTGTCCGGATGAAGTGCTTGCTCGAACGAAACTGTATCCGGATAAAGTGAAAAGGCGACTGCAAATAGCGCAATACTTAAAGCCAACAACACTGCCCAATGAGGTTCGAGCCCATCCAGTAAATGTTTGTTGGAAAAAAATAACCAACCTAGAACGAAATAGATACCGTAATAACCGAATGACCAGAGCTGCGGATATATTTTATCTGGCGTTAGTGCTGGTGGTGTTATTTGCGCATAGAGCGCAGGGACAAGCATTAAGGGCAGGCCGAACAATAGGGTAACTTTGAGTGCAATTGATGAGCGGCGCGAAAGCCACTTATTAAGGTTGAATGGTGCCAACTTTATCCAGAGTAATGCGGACACATAAAAAATAAGCAGATTATACAAAAACCATAAATGCATCGTGCTAAATTGTGTATTCATCACCTGCGGGTTTGGGTAATTATTTACGATAAACATCAAGGCCGGCGGGCGATGTTGTGCGTTGTACGCGGCGTAAATAACGACACCGATCATCGCCGCAAGCAGTATAGGGAGAAATATAACAAAAGGGGCGAGTACGCGCTGGCTGCGGTTTTTTATTAAACCGTTCACGCCATGCTTCATCAATAAATAATGACCAAAAAAGCCTGCGATAAACATAAACAAGGGCATGCGAAACAAATGGGTGAAATACGCGATGGCTTCCAGGCTCGTTGAATGTGTCGTGTTGGATACTACCCAGGTCTCATGGTTTATTGGCATATAGGCAATAGATGCATGAAATAAAATGCCCACTAACATCGCCATTGCGCGTAGGTTATCGAGATAGTGAAATCGAGCGCTTTCGGGATGAAGGAATATATTTGACGATGTTTGTGTAGGTGTGGACACGATTGAACTACCTGTTACCTCTTCTTGCGTGCGACTCATAACACTCTCCTGATTAATATAAGTCATGGTGGCCGGTATGTGCTTTTTTCAAGCCGTCCTAGCGTAGATAATTCACAGTCAGGTGATAATCATGTATTTTGTGATAATACTGTTCACCAATGCGAACAATAAAAT is a window encoding:
- a CDS encoding EAL domain-containing protein, with the protein product MTTTETIRLLILNNSRTEAERLISMLHASGHPCRAQHVESEEALVKLLQEQSWDLLIGNDKTTNPNPQTAIKQIRRLNKDVPVILLSELDEDENPFAVVEGLRVGAADVVNLDDDQHLLLVIDRELNNREQRQARRNADRRFREAERRSQQLLDSSRDAIAFVQDGLYLYANESFAELFAYENRDDIEAMPIMDMVADADQIRLKNFLKDFTIKGEEAESSSLAFSGITQAGETKHIDLEVSLVTYDEEPCIQFLARAASAVVHSNNEALEAQLKQIKWQDLATGVYNRQYLLNQLDHIIDTVDDKQIFCLFYIELDNFSERIKNTFGVAGSDLALVDIATLLRAKANTSDTIARLSDSTFAIIAPNVKADAAVNRANQLCKDIEAHIIDIDHKTLQITCSIGISLINETTTSTNTVIEQARMAMEKVRSENGNSALLFEPEISKEEIKIDVAAVIQHALANDRFRLLFQPIISLRGSDEEYYEVYLRMLDDKGEEITPNHFLEAAANISVATKIDRWVILESIKMLSQHRAKGNKTKLIVNIGRQSLCDETLIPWLGVAFKAAKLSPDSIVFQAQEIDVTNHLNAAKGFSEGLTKLRTQFSISNFGCSLNPFNTLSHVPAEMIKVDGSFTTDIQNNNESPETLIQLIEKLNSENKITLVPFVENASVLSTLWQAGAHYIQGHYLQEPSTGMTYDFNMES
- a CDS encoding methyl-accepting chemotaxis protein; its protein translation is MRSLSMKYKLILLGLVPGIVILLVLLLLVSSRMNKIVDKDMEVLRDTLLEAHKAELRHSLDVAASLIKPLYDSSSANDAPEKSQAIELLKRLKYGKDGYYFGYNGNSVRVFSGSDSAKIGESFQGYKDVNGVFLISELVKQGKAGGGFVTYHFPRQGQGETAYPKLSYAIWLEKWDLMVGTGFYIDNIDASVAEARALSEAYIRTTLMIVFAVALVLLVGISLLAVYIANKTLEPLNGLVRSLEDIARGGGDLTRRLKRTSDDEIGAVISAFNTFVDSIHGMIQRIQQLTKQVAEIGQQVSRDTTSTFQTLDHQREQTLQVASAMNEMAASAVEVARSTQEAAHAANVTEQTTKDAQKTATRSIENIHQLSDEVRLNTDGLQQLQQDVNGIGAVSDVIRGIADQTNLLALNASIEAARAGEMGRGFAVVADEVRALAARTQASTQEIQSMIQRLQSSTTAASDSIKRSLVKGDVSVQMVTETSAALNAIDSQVSTINQRGLQIATAAEEQTQVIESINQNMHAIADATESASKYAARSNESGESLAKVGAELQQLVGQFRT
- a CDS encoding bifunctional nitrate reductase/sulfite reductase flavoprotein subunit alpha, yielding MSTTALKSIRSVCPYCGVGCGMVLETDGQKVIKVSGDKNHPSNFGRLCTKGQTSAQALVNSGRMESAFVRTERLRDPVQTPMSQAISYTAKRLREILDQYGPDALSFYVSGQMSIESQYLVNKLCKGFVRTNNIESNSRLCMASAGMGYKLSLGSDAPPGSYQDFDHSDLFFVIGANMADCHPILYLRMMDRVKAGAKLIVADPRRTTTAEKADLFLPIKPGTDLALLNGLLFLLHKNGKTDSAFIAQYTQGWENFPEFLADYTPEKVSEITGLSVESIIKAADLIGAAPEFMTCWTMGLNQSTHGTWNTNAICNLHLATGKICRTGSGPFSLTGQPNAMGGREMGYMGPGLPGQRALVVEKDREFIENLWGIPQGSISTKLGKGTVDMFERMARGEIKACWVICTNPVASIPNRKIVIEGLQKAELVIAQDAFLDTETNRYADVLLPGALWAEAEGVMINSERNITLMQEAVSPPGEAMADWEIVARVAREMGFSEGFNFSSAAEVFEEIKQSYNPKTGYDLRGVSYERLRVDPLQWPCADESSSRNPIRYLNNGVSQPLKINDDGSKPQLQFATESGKGIFHARPHVNPAEMPDAEFPMVLNTGRVQHQWHTLTKTGKIPTLNKLNPGTFVEINPQDAVELGIKNKDKVEIRSRRGYAILPAVVTDRVLPGCCFAPIHWNDVYGDNLCINAVTSDKIDAISQQPELKVAAVALKRVEVFAEASTPDSAADAKQSSAHNSDYELPMTMAFAPVAEATAASLIKMFAEKVGVADVVAPPFSLDEKNYLAGFVGGLQASAKLIQAVPALPEDAPISAEYRAWVNGLLAGMFSRVLPLGVSVVPAHAKPALTFLWASQTGNAETLAQKFAQELSAQGWAVNFQSMNDYSVEKLAADKFVVFVTSTFGDGDAPDNGGDFWSQLNSDAMASLSELQFGLLALGDSNYDQFCGHGKKLFARMQALGATALVERVDCDTDFEAPAGEWFAKLKEQLAPHVSASGAANTVTSASPTMSTASTTTGFNKANPYASRLTVNNRLSGEGSGKDVRQFGFDLGESGITYEAGDALGVWPKNCPEYVYEIEQSLNLNSDAPVVVDTHEKPLHNALLENYEICRPSLEALQFIAERSKSAELKKLLDAEHKQELQEWLYGRQLVDILHEFPIRASVEEFIGVLKRIQPRLYSIASSPKAQPSRIDLTVSAVRYTRFRDSKKIRKGVASTFLADRAGNVDVPIFVQPSKHFHVPENGATPLIMVGPGTGVAPFRGFLQERQARGDAGKNWLFFGEQHAATDFYYQDELQQFQKDGVLNELSLAFSRDQAQKIYVQDRMRERGQEIWNWLEEGAYFCVCGDASRMAKDVDQALRDIIQQYGKFDDADTVNYIRKLNMDKRYLRDVY
- a CDS encoding acyltransferase family protein, producing MSRTQEEVTGSSIVSTPTQTSSNIFLHPESARFHYLDNLRAMAMLVGILFHASIAYMPINHETWVVSNTTHSTSLEAIAYFTHLFRMPLFMFIAGFFGHYLLMKHGVNGLIKNRSQRVLAPFVIFLPILLAAMIGVVIYAAYNAQHRPPALMFIVNNYPNPQVMNTQFSTMHLWFLYNLLIFYVSALLWIKLAPFNLNKWLSRRSSIALKVTLLFGLPLMLVPALYAQITPPALTPDKIYPQLWSFGYYGIYFVLGWLFFSNKHLLDGLEPHWAVLLALSIALFAVAFSLYPDTVSFEQALHPDRFSVEPVRQLTLALLHGFVSAYMVFVCLIIGKKFFTLHNRFFRYLADAAYWIYLIHPPIIVFIQVLLLDKNWNVWLEFLLTSVTTFSIGLLSYQLLVRHTPIGWMLNGRRKKS